A genomic stretch from Sphingobacterium sp. ML3W includes:
- a CDS encoding cbb3-type cytochrome c oxidase subunit I — MSSTVISHSAEHHDSHGHHHEESFIRKYIFSGDHKMIAKQFLITGIIMAVFAMLLSVLFRIQLAWPDKEFPILEVFLGKWAEGGRIKPEFFLSLVTIHGTVMVFFVLTAGLSGTFSNLLIPYQIGARDMASPFMNMLSYWLFFIASVIMIASFFVESGPASAGWTIYPPLSAVPTAIAGSATGMTLWLVSMVLFVASQLIGGINYVSTILNMRTKGMDLWKMPLTIWAFFLTAIVGMLSFPVLVSAVVLLIFDRAAGTSFYLSDLVVQGQILPNEGGSPILFQHLFWFLGHPEVYIVVMPALGLTSEVIATNSRKPIFGYHAMVYSLIGITVLSFIVWGHHMFVTGMNPFLGGVFMITTLIIAVPSAVKAFNYLATLWKGNIRFTPAMMFAIGLVSFFISGGLTGLFLGNAALDINLHDTYFVVAHFHLVMGSASIFGMLCGVYHWYPKMFGRMMNTKLGYLHFWLTFIGAYLVFFPMHFMGIDGVPRRYYAFTEFAFMAKWVSVNQLVTWAAIIAALGQVAFLWNFFYSIFFGKKATQNPWQSNTLEWTTPVEHIHGNWPGEIPTVHRWPYDYSKPGHGEDFIPQDVPFSETMSSNLPHDFEGDEEAERIQAEWNAQNGRKD, encoded by the coding sequence ATGTCAAGTACAGTAATATCGCATAGCGCTGAACATCACGATTCGCACGGACATCATCACGAGGAATCATTCATCAGAAAGTATATCTTTTCTGGTGACCACAAGATGATTGCCAAGCAATTCTTGATCACTGGTATCATCATGGCAGTTTTTGCGATGCTTTTATCAGTATTATTCCGTATCCAATTAGCATGGCCGGATAAAGAATTCCCTATATTAGAAGTATTCTTGGGCAAATGGGCTGAGGGTGGCCGTATTAAGCCGGAGTTTTTCCTTTCCTTGGTGACGATCCACGGTACTGTCATGGTATTCTTCGTGTTAACAGCGGGTCTATCGGGTACATTTAGTAACTTATTGATTCCATATCAAATCGGTGCGCGCGATATGGCGTCACCTTTTATGAATATGTTATCCTACTGGTTGTTCTTCATTGCATCAGTAATCATGATCGCTTCTTTCTTTGTAGAGAGCGGACCTGCTTCTGCTGGTTGGACAATCTATCCACCATTATCCGCTGTACCAACTGCAATCGCTGGATCTGCGACAGGTATGACTTTATGGTTGGTTAGTATGGTTCTATTCGTCGCTTCTCAGTTGATCGGTGGTATCAACTACGTAAGTACGATTTTGAACATGCGTACAAAAGGTATGGATCTATGGAAAATGCCTTTGACAATCTGGGCGTTTTTCTTAACTGCGATCGTGGGTATGTTGTCATTCCCAGTATTGGTATCTGCAGTGGTTCTTTTGATTTTTGACCGTGCCGCTGGTACGTCATTCTATTTGTCTGACTTGGTAGTACAAGGACAGATTTTACCTAACGAAGGTGGTTCTCCAATTTTGTTCCAGCACTTATTCTGGTTCTTGGGTCACCCAGAGGTATATATCGTAGTTATGCCTGCATTAGGTTTGACTTCTGAGGTTATTGCTACAAATTCACGTAAACCAATTTTCGGTTACCATGCCATGGTTTACTCTTTGATCGGTATTACTGTATTGTCATTTATCGTATGGGGTCACCATATGTTTGTGACAGGTATGAATCCGTTCTTAGGTGGTGTATTTATGATCACAACGTTGATTATTGCCGTTCCTTCTGCTGTTAAGGCATTTAACTACCTAGCAACTTTGTGGAAAGGTAATATCCGTTTTACACCTGCAATGATGTTTGCTATCGGTTTGGTATCTTTCTTTATCTCCGGTGGTTTAACAGGATTGTTCTTGGGTAACGCGGCATTGGACATCAACTTGCACGATACATATTTCGTTGTAGCCCACTTCCACTTGGTAATGGGATCTGCGTCCATCTTCGGTATGCTTTGTGGTGTCTACCACTGGTATCCTAAAATGTTTGGTCGTATGATGAACACGAAATTGGGTTATTTACACTTTTGGTTGACTTTCATTGGTGCTTACCTGGTATTCTTCCCAATGCACTTTATGGGTATTGATGGTGTGCCACGTCGTTATTATGCATTTACCGAGTTTGCTTTCATGGCAAAATGGGTGTCTGTGAATCAATTAGTTACTTGGGCTGCTATTATTGCTGCTTTGGGACAGGTTGCATTTTTATGGAACTTCTTTTACTCGATCTTCTTCGGTAAGAAAGCAACACAAAATCCTTGGCAATCAAACACGTTGGAATGGACTACTCCAGTAGAACATATTCATGGTAACTGGCCAGGAGAAATTCCAACAGTACACCGTTGGCCTTACGATTACAGTAAGCCAGGTCATGGTGAGGATTTCATTCCTCAAGATGTTCCTTTCTCTGAAACGATGAGCTCGAATTTGCCTCACGATTTTGAAGGAGATGAGGAAGCTGAGCGTATCCAGGCAGAATGGAATGCTCAAAATGGTAGAAAAGACTAA
- a CDS encoding cytochrome c oxidase subunit 3, producing MLDIQAQTDEKLVQRKAQKFNLWLGMLGMFMMFAALSSGFIVYTASGVDKGIKTLLPNALLYSTIVIAVSSLTMFLAHKAAKNGDSSKQKALLMVTFVLGIVFFALQVHAWNVLIERGVYFVNNNASQSFIYVFIWMHLAHIIAGLIVLIGAIIGVNKLPKDGNLFRMDLASIFWHFLDLLWIYIYVFLLLNQ from the coding sequence ATGTTAGATATACAAGCACAGACTGACGAGAAGTTAGTACAGAGAAAGGCTCAGAAATTCAACCTTTGGTTGGGTATGTTGGGTATGTTCATGATGTTTGCTGCGTTATCCAGTGGTTTCATTGTATACACAGCGAGTGGCGTGGACAAAGGGATCAAGACCTTATTACCAAATGCACTATTGTATAGCACAATTGTGATTGCGGTAAGTAGTCTTACGATGTTTTTAGCGCATAAAGCGGCTAAAAATGGTGATTCTTCCAAACAAAAGGCATTGTTGATGGTCACTTTTGTTTTGGGTATCGTGTTTTTTGCGTTACAGGTACATGCTTGGAACGTATTAATCGAAAGAGGTGTTTATTTTGTGAATAACAATGCATCCCAATCGTTTATTTACGTTTTTATTTGGATGCACTTGGCACATATTATTGCGGGTTTGATCGTTTTGATTGGCGCGATTATAGGAGTTAACAAACTTCCTAAGGACGGCAATCTTTTCCGCATGGATCTTGCCAGTATTTTTTGGCATTTTCTCGATCTTTTATGGATTTATATATATGTTTTCTTACTTTTGAATCAATAA
- a CDS encoding DUF3341 domain-containing protein, which translates to MSNTKYILGSFADPDDMMHGIDKLQANNISIYDCFTPMPIHGIEAKLGVRPSRLPIAAFCFGALGTTLGFSLLYYTMVYDWPMNVGGKPSFAMPNFVPVTFEVTILLCALGMVATFFFRNHLFPGRTPRVMDLRATDDRFILAVDAKENADHALIDSLLKEAGAVEVKYNDRKYVSYE; encoded by the coding sequence ATGAGCAATACAAAATATATATTAGGTAGTTTTGCGGATCCGGATGACATGATGCATGGGATCGACAAATTGCAAGCAAACAATATAAGTATTTATGACTGCTTTACTCCGATGCCTATCCACGGCATCGAAGCGAAGTTAGGTGTAAGACCTTCTCGCTTGCCTATCGCAGCATTTTGCTTTGGAGCATTAGGAACGACATTAGGTTTTAGTTTGTTGTATTATACCATGGTATACGATTGGCCGATGAATGTCGGTGGTAAACCATCATTTGCAATGCCAAACTTTGTTCCAGTAACATTTGAGGTTACGATCTTATTGTGTGCTTTGGGAATGGTTGCTACATTTTTCTTCCGTAACCACTTGTTCCCGGGACGTACACCTCGCGTGATGGACCTAAGAGCGACAGATGACCGTTTCATCCTTGCAGTAGATGCCAAAGAAAATGCAGACCACGCTTTGATCGATAGCTTATTGAAAGAAGCCGGTGCTGTTGAAGTTAAGTACAATGATAGAAAATATGTTAGCTATGAATAA
- a CDS encoding quinol:cytochrome C oxidoreductase: MGTHSHHHDYNFNERYEFAGKAKMFSIIAVVLGVAAVAMGLLSGDHVTVERTYANLLLMGYYFTCVCAAGTFFVALQYVTQSAWSAGLVRIPQAMAGVLPIASLILLVIVGLGLTTHNLYHHWHADGLTDPNNANYDPIIAGKSAYLNVPFFLIRQVVFMGLYSIFAVIFAKLSYKEDLEGGLASYKKSFKLSAIFLVIFGFTTPIWSFDTIMSLEAHWFSTMFGWYNFAAMWVSGICCITIIVVVLKKAGYMNWVNENHLHDLGKLMFGFSIFWTYVWFAQFMLIWYSNIPEETVYFYKRWEPEYKPWFWLSIIINFVAPLLLLVDRDAKRKQNVMLFVAILLLAGHWLDYYIMIMPGTVAEHRGFGIIEIGTALGFLGLFVFLVMNKLSKQALVPKNHPFLDESLHHQI, translated from the coding sequence ATGGGAACTCACAGTCATCATCACGATTATAATTTCAACGAGCGATACGAGTTTGCTGGCAAAGCTAAAATGTTCAGTATTATCGCTGTTGTACTAGGCGTAGCTGCTGTAGCTATGGGGTTGCTTTCGGGCGATCACGTTACTGTAGAGCGTACATACGCCAACTTGTTATTGATGGGTTATTACTTTACATGTGTTTGTGCAGCAGGAACATTCTTTGTTGCTTTGCAATATGTAACACAGTCTGCATGGTCTGCAGGTCTGGTACGTATACCTCAAGCTATGGCGGGTGTTTTACCAATTGCATCATTGATTTTATTGGTTATTGTAGGCTTAGGTTTGACTACACATAACTTGTATCACCATTGGCATGCAGATGGTCTTACTGACCCTAATAATGCAAATTACGACCCTATTATCGCAGGTAAATCTGCTTATTTAAATGTTCCTTTCTTCTTGATCCGTCAAGTTGTATTTATGGGACTATATAGCATTTTTGCAGTTATTTTTGCGAAACTTTCTTATAAAGAGGATTTAGAAGGCGGTTTGGCTTCTTACAAGAAATCATTCAAATTGTCTGCAATCTTCTTGGTTATCTTCGGTTTTACTACACCAATCTGGTCTTTCGATACCATCATGTCCTTAGAGGCACACTGGTTTTCTACAATGTTTGGTTGGTACAACTTTGCAGCAATGTGGGTAAGTGGTATCTGTTGTATCACGATTATCGTTGTTGTATTGAAGAAAGCAGGTTATATGAACTGGGTAAACGAAAATCATTTACACGATTTGGGTAAATTGATGTTCGGTTTCTCCATCTTCTGGACTTATGTTTGGTTTGCACAATTCATGTTGATTTGGTATTCAAACATTCCTGAGGAAACAGTTTATTTCTACAAACGTTGGGAACCTGAATACAAACCTTGGTTTTGGTTGAGTATTATCATTAACTTTGTGGCACCATTGTTACTATTAGTGGATCGCGATGCTAAACGTAAACAAAATGTTATGTTGTTCGTAGCGATTCTATTGTTGGCAGGTCACTGGCTAGATTATTACATCATGATCATGCCTGGTACTGTTGCTGAACATAGAGGATTTGGTATCATTGAAATCGGAACTGCACTTGGTTTCTTAGGTTTGTTTGTATTCTTAGTGATGAACAAATTGAGTAAACAAGCCTTGGTGCCTAAAAATCATCCTTTCTTGGATGAGAGTTTGCATCACCAAATATAG
- a CDS encoding cytochrome c, translating to MIENMLAMNKKNLLGTVCAAVALTALVSSCGDKTTRSTGLEFSRNMYDPLAFNPDQPNANFADGKTAQAPPKGTDPIGFTRFEYANTLEDYVRAGAEVKNPLLVNAENLEKGKALFTTYCSVCHGVEGKGDGPLTKDRSVTDSRGTRQLENFPPPPSYHRTDKANSSRGGFMADLTDGKIYHTIYYGHNSMGSHASQLSPEERWKVVMYVHELQKK from the coding sequence ATGATAGAAAATATGTTAGCTATGAATAAGAAGAATTTACTTGGAACTGTATGCGCAGCTGTAGCATTGACAGCACTTGTTTCTTCTTGTGGTGACAAAACGACTCGTAGTACAGGTTTGGAATTTTCCCGTAACATGTACGATCCGCTTGCTTTCAATCCGGATCAGCCCAATGCGAATTTTGCTGATGGAAAAACAGCACAGGCACCTCCTAAAGGTACAGACCCAATTGGTTTCACTCGTTTTGAGTATGCCAATACATTAGAGGATTATGTACGTGCTGGTGCTGAAGTGAAAAACCCTTTGCTTGTTAATGCTGAAAACCTTGAAAAAGGTAAGGCTTTATTTACTACGTACTGTTCAGTATGTCACGGGGTAGAAGGTAAAGGGGATGGACCTCTTACGAAAGATCGTAGTGTAACTGATTCTAGAGGTACTCGTCAATTAGAGAACTTTCCGCCGCCACCATCTTATCACAGAACGGATAAAGCGAACTCTTCAAGAGGTGGTTTCATGGCTGACTTGACAGATGGTAAGATTTACCATACGATTTATTATGGACATAACTCCATGGGATCGCATGCATCTCAATTGTCTCCAGAAGAGAGATGGAAAGTTGTTATGTATGTTCACGAATTACAAAAGAAATAA
- a CDS encoding COX15/CtaA family protein codes for MFPAAEKRFIKTNFVTIIVLFMVIIAGGVVRSTGSGMGCPDWPKCFNRIIPPTDISQLPQGYEQHYIEGRAKKNERFAKIVEFFGDKEMAYKLRTDKSILQHEEFNVAKTWTEYINRLVGVISGFCLLFTAIYSFTYIKSKSSIVVWSVVNLFVVVIQAWLGSIVVSTNLMPWIITVHMLLALVIVCISIYTYFKAVTLRDKTILVNRSLGVLKGLALISILLMLTQVIVGTGVREEVDLLTGSNIARADFITAIGQQFEVHRWLAYCSLILVIVLFFLVRTSFNTGSKQFKFALIVLILVGIQMLSGIILARFAIPAFAQTTHLVVGTLLFGAQFYLLLLLNKQRH; via the coding sequence ATGTTTCCAGCTGCTGAAAAGCGATTTATAAAGACCAATTTTGTTACGATTATCGTACTGTTTATGGTCATTATTGCTGGGGGTGTTGTGCGGAGTACAGGTTCAGGTATGGGATGTCCAGATTGGCCAAAATGTTTTAACCGTATTATTCCGCCCACAGATATTTCCCAATTACCACAAGGATACGAACAGCATTATATTGAAGGGAGAGCAAAAAAGAATGAACGTTTCGCCAAGATCGTAGAATTTTTTGGTGATAAGGAAATGGCTTATAAGCTTCGTACCGATAAAAGTATTTTGCAGCATGAGGAATTTAATGTTGCAAAGACCTGGACGGAGTATATCAATCGCTTGGTAGGAGTTATTTCTGGATTTTGTTTATTGTTTACCGCAATTTATTCCTTCACGTATATAAAATCAAAAAGTTCGATCGTTGTTTGGTCAGTGGTTAATCTTTTTGTTGTGGTCATTCAGGCCTGGTTAGGTTCGATCGTTGTATCAACCAATTTAATGCCCTGGATCATCACAGTACATATGCTCTTGGCGCTTGTAATTGTTTGTATCAGTATATATACATACTTTAAAGCGGTTACACTACGTGACAAGACCATATTGGTTAATCGTTCTTTAGGCGTATTAAAAGGTCTTGCGTTGATCTCTATTTTGTTGATGTTAACGCAGGTGATCGTCGGAACAGGGGTTCGGGAGGAAGTTGATCTATTGACTGGCTCCAACATTGCCCGTGCCGATTTTATAACAGCTATTGGCCAACAATTCGAAGTACATCGATGGTTGGCATATTGTTCTTTGATTTTAGTTATTGTATTATTCTTTTTGGTCCGCACTAGTTTCAATACGGGATCTAAGCAGTTTAAATTTGCTTTGATCGTGTTGATCCTCGTGGGTATCCAAATGCTATCAGGAATTATCTTAGCTCGATTTGCAATACCTGCATTTGCACAGACAACGCATCTGGTTGTTGGGACACTTTTATTTGGTGCTCAATTTTATCTGTTGTTGCTGTTGAATAAGCAAAGGCACTAA
- the cyoE gene encoding heme o synthase, which translates to MKEFISDFKKLVKLRLTLTVVFSASIAFLIGSKQQGEIFWINWLLLTVGGFLVTGSANGFNEIIEKDLDKLMKRTEDRPLPSGRMTTGQALVMSVFMGILGTLVLVRLNFVAGLLSVFCILLYAFIYTPLKRKSPIAVFVGAFPGAFPPLIGYYAAFSQDDLAYYSGHNEAAIIIIPFVLFAIQFLWQFPHFWAIAWVVDDDYKLAGFRLLPTTKRDKISAFMVFITGLLMIPAGFIPYYFGFGGIWFTIVSVIGGLMFGYYGYLLFKNCDIPSAKKVMFTSFIYLPVTQLVLLLNFIPLK; encoded by the coding sequence ATGAAAGAATTTATTTCAGATTTTAAAAAGCTAGTTAAGTTAAGACTTACGTTGACGGTGGTATTCTCCGCGTCAATTGCTTTTCTGATAGGATCAAAACAACAGGGTGAAATTTTCTGGATCAATTGGTTGTTGTTGACTGTAGGTGGTTTTCTGGTAACAGGTTCTGCCAATGGTTTTAACGAAATCATCGAAAAAGATCTAGATAAGTTGATGAAACGTACAGAGGATAGACCGCTACCTTCTGGTCGGATGACAACAGGTCAAGCTTTGGTAATGAGTGTCTTTATGGGCATCTTGGGTACCTTGGTATTGGTCCGCTTAAATTTTGTCGCTGGCCTACTGTCGGTTTTTTGTATCCTACTTTATGCATTCATCTATACGCCGTTAAAAAGAAAATCACCAATAGCCGTGTTTGTAGGGGCATTTCCGGGCGCATTTCCACCATTAATTGGTTATTATGCGGCCTTTTCACAGGATGATCTGGCCTATTACAGTGGACACAACGAAGCCGCAATTATTATTATTCCCTTTGTTTTGTTCGCGATTCAATTTTTATGGCAGTTTCCACATTTCTGGGCAATCGCTTGGGTTGTGGATGATGACTATAAATTGGCTGGTTTTAGGTTGTTACCAACTACAAAACGTGATAAGATATCAGCCTTTATGGTATTCATTACAGGATTGTTAATGATTCCTGCTGGATTTATACCTTATTATTTTGGCTTTGGTGGAATTTGGTTTACGATAGTGTCGGTCATTGGTGGATTGATGTTTGGTTATTATGGCTATTTGCTTTTTAAGAATTGTGATATTCCTTCGGCAAAGAAAGTTATGTTTACATCGTTCATCTATTTACCTGTTACACAACTCGTATTATTGCTTAACTTTATTCCTTTGAAATAA
- the nrfD gene encoding NrfD/PsrC family molybdoenzyme membrane anchor subunit, with product MSSHNESILREPLMTGKDITYAKITDDILLPVENKPNKAWWIGFTVAVLGALLWVVSVSYTFWTGIGAWGLNKTVGWAWDITDFVWWVGIGHAGTLISAVLLIFRQNWRNSINRSAEAMTIFAVICAATYVVAHMGRPWLAYWIFPLPNQFGSLWVNFNSPLVWDAFAISTYFTVSLVFWYCGLLPDIATIRDRATGLKQKIYSVLSFGWNGSVKTWQRFEIVSLILAGISTPLVLSVHTIVSMDFATSVIPGWHTTIFPPYFVAGAIFSGFAMVQTLLLILRKVMNFENYITMFHIESMNIIIMTTGSIVGVAYLTELFIAMYSRSEYEMYAFENRMLGPYAWAYWSMMTCNVISPQLFWFKKIRTSIPISWILSIVVNIGMWFERFVIIVTSLHRDYLPSSWAMFYPTWTDVGIFVGSIGLFFTLFLLFLRFLPGIAIAEVKLLLKSSSLQHKTKLAQEGAFPAEQVEYFQESLEKYDSVTEEEIKELSVRK from the coding sequence ATGTCATCGCATAACGAATCAATATTAAGAGAACCATTAATGACCGGTAAAGACATCACGTATGCAAAAATTACGGATGATATCTTACTACCGGTTGAAAATAAACCAAATAAAGCATGGTGGATTGGTTTTACCGTTGCTGTATTAGGTGCTTTATTATGGGTAGTTAGCGTTAGTTATACCTTTTGGACAGGTATCGGCGCTTGGGGTCTGAATAAAACAGTAGGCTGGGCTTGGGATATCACCGACTTCGTATGGTGGGTTGGTATCGGTCACGCTGGTACGTTGATTTCAGCTGTATTATTAATTTTCCGCCAGAACTGGCGTAACTCAATCAACCGTTCCGCAGAGGCGATGACGATCTTTGCGGTAATCTGTGCGGCTACATACGTTGTAGCTCACATGGGTCGTCCTTGGTTGGCATATTGGATTTTCCCTCTTCCAAATCAATTTGGATCACTTTGGGTAAACTTCAACTCTCCATTAGTATGGGATGCATTTGCGATCTCAACATACTTTACAGTGTCCTTGGTATTCTGGTACTGTGGTTTGTTGCCGGATATCGCGACTATCCGTGACCGTGCTACTGGATTAAAACAAAAGATCTATTCTGTATTATCATTCGGCTGGAATGGTTCTGTGAAGACTTGGCAACGTTTTGAAATCGTGTCATTGATCTTGGCAGGTATTTCAACGCCACTGGTACTTTCTGTACACACGATCGTATCCATGGACTTTGCAACTTCGGTTATTCCTGGATGGCACACGACGATCTTCCCTCCATACTTTGTGGCGGGTGCGATCTTCTCAGGCTTCGCGATGGTACAGACCTTATTGTTGATCTTACGTAAAGTAATGAACTTTGAGAACTACATCACGATGTTCCACATTGAGTCGATGAATATTATCATCATGACTACTGGTTCTATCGTAGGTGTGGCTTACTTAACAGAGTTGTTTATTGCAATGTACTCTCGTTCAGAATACGAAATGTATGCTTTCGAGAACCGTATGTTGGGTCCATACGCTTGGGCGTATTGGTCAATGATGACTTGTAACGTAATTTCTCCACAATTATTCTGGTTCAAAAAAATCCGTACAAGTATTCCGATCTCATGGATTCTATCTATTGTGGTAAATATCGGTATGTGGTTTGAGCGTTTCGTAATTATCGTGACTTCATTGCACCGTGATTACTTGCCTTCATCTTGGGCAATGTTCTACCCAACTTGGACAGACGTAGGTATCTTTGTAGGTTCAATTGGATTATTCTTTACTTTATTCTTGTTGTTCTTACGTTTCTTGCCAGGTATCGCAATTGCCGAAGTTAAATTGTTGTTGAAATCATCGTCATTACAACACAAAACTAAATTGGCTCAAGAAGGTGCATTCCCTGCCGAGCAAGTTGAGTACTTCCAAGAATCATTGGAAAAATATGATTCAGTGACAGAAGAAGAGATTAAAGAATTATCAGTTAGAAAATAA
- a CDS encoding cytochrome c oxidase subunit II, producing the protein MSFKLNNRFKSISGFVLALGLLFANPILASQQDTVASDSAKAATTAVAAPAATDSVAKDTTAAAGTAAVASASSTTEAGAAAPAVEEVKQIDPQVYKNFTYYVLLFLVICTIVAVIGKVLSIYELTRKMNGRYNPFANNTFQSALLFIFLVVFLYGVYWSYVHWGAAYWRSAVTEHGERIDTMFIITTAITTFVLVITHILLMTFTFLYRMRAKRQAYYYPHNNAIEKLWTIVPAVVLTVLVLFGFFTWRSITNVPEDLQKSALQIEVLGEQFQWNVRYPGTDGVIGKRNYKMTTPTNPYGIDFNDKNSWDDIQGSEIWLPVNKPVRFHIVSKDIIHSFFIPDFRVQINAVPGMTNYFQFTPTVTTEEMRDRLGDYNYDFVMLCNKICGSAHWNMQKKVVVVTEAQYKEWLAKQNKYFTEDLQKEFSGKTANVKKDSVQVTASLN; encoded by the coding sequence ATGAGCTTTAAATTAAATAATAGATTCAAATCCATCTCGGGTTTTGTGCTTGCACTAGGGCTGCTTTTTGCAAATCCTATTCTTGCAAGTCAACAAGATACAGTAGCATCTGATTCTGCTAAAGCGGCAACTACAGCAGTAGCTGCCCCTGCAGCAACGGATTCGGTTGCAAAAGATACAACAGCGGCAGCAGGTACTGCTGCTGTTGCATCTGCTAGCTCTACTACAGAAGCTGGCGCAGCTGCTCCTGCTGTTGAAGAAGTGAAGCAAATAGACCCTCAGGTTTATAAAAACTTCACATACTATGTGTTATTATTCTTAGTCATTTGTACAATCGTTGCTGTTATTGGCAAGGTACTTTCGATCTACGAATTGACACGAAAAATGAATGGTAGATACAATCCATTTGCGAATAACACATTCCAATCGGCATTGTTGTTTATCTTCTTGGTTGTATTTCTTTACGGTGTTTACTGGTCATACGTACATTGGGGTGCCGCATATTGGAGATCTGCGGTAACTGAACATGGTGAACGTATTGATACCATGTTTATCATCACGACTGCAATTACAACATTTGTATTGGTTATTACACATATTTTGTTGATGACTTTTACATTTTTGTACCGTATGCGTGCAAAACGTCAAGCGTATTATTATCCGCATAACAATGCGATTGAGAAGCTTTGGACAATCGTTCCTGCTGTAGTTTTGACAGTATTGGTATTGTTCGGTTTCTTTACTTGGAGATCAATTACAAATGTTCCTGAGGATCTTCAAAAATCTGCATTACAAATTGAGGTATTGGGCGAGCAGTTCCAATGGAATGTGCGTTACCCTGGTACAGACGGCGTTATTGGTAAACGTAATTACAAAATGACGACGCCAACAAATCCTTACGGTATCGATTTTAATGATAAAAATTCATGGGATGATATTCAAGGTTCTGAGATTTGGTTACCTGTAAACAAACCAGTTCGTTTCCATATCGTTTCAAAAGATATTATTCACTCTTTCTTTATTCCAGATTTCCGTGTTCAGATCAATGCGGTACCAGGAATGACCAACTATTTCCAATTCACACCTACTGTAACAACAGAAGAAATGCGTGATCGTTTGGGAGACTACAACTATGATTTTGTGATGTTATGTAACAAGATCTGTGGATCTGCTCACTGGAACATGCAAAAGAAAGTGGTGGTTGTAACTGAGGCACAATATAAAGAGTGGTTAGCTAAACAAAACAAATATTTTACTGAAGACCTACAAAAGGAATTCAGTGGTAAGACGGCTAATGTAAAAAAGGATAGCGTACAAGTTACAGCATCTTTGAACTAA